CACTTTGCCCACGCCAGAAAGCACTACGATGATTTCGTGATTTCCGTAATTTCCTTGGTAAAACTTAAAATTATAAAAATTTGATTTTTTAATATTTTGAATTTTTTCGCACAGAAGCGAAATTTCGACTTCCATAGCACCAATAATTCCGATTTTCATGTTTTTTTTTAATTTTTTTTATAAAGATAAAAATGTTTTTTGGCTATTTGTTTTTTTTAGGCTAAAAATAGCCTACACGATCTAAACTTCTATATTGAATTGCCTCTGCCAAATGTGTTGAAGAAATATTTTCTGACTTGTCTAAATCGGCAATCGTTCGTGCTACGCGCAAAATTCGGTCGTAGGCTCGTGCCGAAAGATTGAGCTTATCCATAGCATTCTTTAATAAGGTATAGCTTGCATCGTCCAAAACGCAAAATTCATCCAATTGCTTAGGGCTCATTTGAGCGTTATAGTGCACATGTTCGGTATCCTTGTATCGGTTTTCTTGAATTTCTCGGGCGGCAATCACACGATTTCTGATTTGCTCGCTCGTTTCGCCATTTCGTTCTGCCGAAAGCTTTTCAAAAGGCACGGGCACCACCTCGATGTGCAGATCAATTCGGTCTAAAAGCGGTCCCGAAATTTTATTCATATAGCGTTGCATTTCGGCTGGGGTAGAAGTATTTTGCGGGTCATCTGGGAAAAAACCGCTCGGGCTTGGATTCATAGATGCCACGAGCATAAAACTGGCAGGGTAGGTAACCGTGAATTTAGCCCTAGAAATCGTAACCTCTCGGTCTTCGAGTGGCTGGCGCATCACTTCCAAAACGCTGCGTTGAAATTCGGGTAATTCGTCCAAAAATAAAACGCCATTGTGGGCTAAAGAGATTTCGCCTGGCTGTGGGTAGCTGCCACCGCCCACCAAGGCTACATCTGAGGTGGTGTGGTGTGGTGAAGTGAATGGGCGCACAGTCATAAGTGATGAATTTTTCTTTAATTTTCCTGCCACCGAATGAATTTTGGTCGTTTCCAAGGCTTCGCTTAATGTGAGTGGTGGCAAAATCGACGGAATGCGCTTGGCAAGCATAGTTTTCCCACTACCAGGTGGCCCGATGAGTAGAATGTTGTGCCCGCCAGCGGCGGCGATTTCCATAGCGCGTTTTACATTTTCCTGCCCTTTGACATCGGCAAAATCAAACGGAAATTGGTTGATGGATTTAAAAAATTCTTTTCTGGTGTCAAATTCCACTAAATCTAGTGGAGTGCCTTGGTCAAAAAAGTCGATCACTTCTTTGATGTTGCTCACGCCATAGACTTCAAGATTATTGACTACGGCCGCTTCCATTGCATTTTCTTTGGGTAAAATAATTCCCTTGAAGCCTTCTTTTCTTGCTTGAATGGCGATAGGTAAAACGCCTTTGATGGGCAAAACACTTCCGTCGAGCGATAATTCGCCCATGATTAAATAATCTTCAATATTTTCGGCTTGAATCTGCTTGGATGCGGTGAGAATTCCCATGGCGATGGTTAAATCATAAGCCGAACCTTCTTTTCGGATATCGGCAGGCGCCATGTTAATGATGATTTTTTGTCGGGGATTTTTGTAACCAATGTTTTGTAGTGCGGCACTTATTCGGTGGCTGCTTTCTCGCACGGCACTATCGGGCAGTCCTACGATAAAATATCCCGTTCCTTTGTCTACATTGGTTTCTACAGTAATTGTCGTTGCGTCGATGCCATAGATGGCACTTCCGTAAGTTTTTACAAGCATAAATGTTTATTTCAAATAAAAAATTTTTGCCTAAAATACTGAAAAAAAACCGAAAATAGCATTTTTTGGTTAAAAATCATTAAATTAGTGGCTTCAAAGAATGATTAATTATGAAAGAATGGAATTTTAAATATGAAGTCTTTTCATCAGAGGATGAGCTAAATGCTCAAGAGCAGATGTTGCTGGAAAAAGCTAAAGATGCTAAAGACAGAGCTTATGCTCCTTATTCCAAATTTCAAGTAGGCTGTTCGTTATTATTAAGTAATGGCGAAGTTTTTACTGGAAATAATCAGGAAAACGCTGCTTATCCTAGCGGATTATGTGCAGAGCGTGTTGCTATTTTTGCGGCAAAAAGCCAATATCCAGATGCGGTGGTGAAAAAGATTTTTATCACCACAAGTGCCGAAAATATGAAAGAGGCAATATCTCCATGTGGATCGTGTAGGCAAGTTTTGGTAGAATATGAGAAAAATCAATTTTCTAAGATAGAAATCTATTTTCAGGGAGCAGAAGCCCAAATAATCAAGCTGTTTAGTGTTTGCGATTTGTTGCCATTTACATTTCATTCCGAGATGTTGGGGGAATAGTTTTGTAGTTTTAAACCTAAAAGCGTAAATTTGTGCGATTATATAAACAATTGTAAAAGTTATACATAAATAATATGAAAGAGATAACCAAAGAGACCTACTTAAAGTGGTTCGAGGAAATGACCTTCTGGAGACGATTTGAAGACAAATGTCGTTCCATGTATTTGAAACAAAAAATTAGAGGCTTTTTGCACTTATATAATGGGCAAGAGGCGATTCCTGCAGGTCTTATGCAGGTAATGGACATGGGGAAAGATAAGATGATTACAGCTTATCGTTGTCATGTTTTACCAATGGCTATGGGGGTAGACCCAAAAAGAATTATGGCTGAACTCTTTGGGAAGGTAGATGGGACTTCTCATGGTATGGGAGGTTCTATGCACGTGTTTAGCAAAGAACATAACTTTTTTGGAGGTCATGGTATCGTAGGTGGGCAAATTGCACTTGGTGCTGGTATTGCTTTCGCAGATAAATATTTTGAAAGAGATGGTGTTACTTTCTGTTTCATGGGAGACGGTGCTACAAGACAAGGTTCCTTACACGAAACATTCAACATGGCGATGAACTGGAAATTGCCAGTAGTTTTCATTTGTGAAAACAACCAATATGCAATGGGTACTAGTGTTAAGAGAACTGCCAACCACGAAGATATTTATAAACTAGCAGATGGGTATGAAATGCCTTCTCAACCAGTAGACGGCATGGACCCTGTAAAAGTGGCAGAAGCAGCTTATGAGGCAATTGAAAGAGCAAGACGCGGAGACGGGCCTACTTTCTTAGATATTAAAACTTACCGATACAGAGGGCACTCAATGTCTGATGCTGAACCTTACAGAACTAAAGAAGAGGTAAATAAATACAAAGAGCAAGATCCAATTTTACTTGTTCAACACAGAATTTTAGAAAACGGATGGGCGACTGAAGAAGAGTTGAACAAAATTACCGACGAGCAAATCAAAAAAGTAGACGAGTGTGTTGATTTTGCAGAAAAATCTCCATTCCCAGAAGTAGAACAAATCTACTCTATGGTTTACGAACAAGAAAATTATCCATTCTTAGACAAAGTAGAAAATCAATAAAACTATGGCTGAAATTATAAAAATGCCAAGATTGAGCGATACCATGGAAGAAGGTAAAGTGGAATCTTGGAACAAAAAAGTAGGAGATAAAGTATCATACGGCGACATCTTAGCCGAAATCGAAACAGATAAAGCAGTTCAAGAATTTGAAACAGATGTAGAAGGTACTCTTTTATACATCGGAGTAGAGGCTGGTCAAGCAGCACCAGTTGATAGTATTTTAGCTATCATCGGTGCAGAAGGCGAAGACATCAGCGGTTTGGTAAGCGGTGGAGGTGCTAACCAATCAGCGTCAGCTCAAGAAGCTGTTGCTCCTGCAGAAGAACCACAAGCGGAAGCTGCACCAGCGGCTGAAGTTCCAGGAAATGTAACTATCGTTTCTATGCCAAGATTGAGCGATACCATGGAAGAAGGTAAAGTAGAATCTTGGAACAAAAAAGTAGGAGATAAAGTATCATACGGCGACATCTTAGCCGAAATCGAAACGGATAAAGCGGTTCAAGAATTTGAAACAGATGTAGAAGGTACTTTATTATATATAGGTGTAGAAGCTGGGCAATCAGCACCAGTTGATAGCATTTTGGCAATCATCGGACCTGAAGGAACAGATGTTTCTGCAATCGTAGGAGGTGGTGGTGCAAAACCAGCTGCTAAAGCGGAAGCTCCAAAAGCTGAAGCACCTAAGCAAGCTGCACCAGCACAAGAGAAAAAAGAAACTCCAGCTCCTGCTGCTCCAAAAGCACAAGCTACCAACAATTTAGGTAGAGTATTTATTTCTCCATTGGCTAAAAAATTGGCTGATGAAAAAGGATACGATATCAATCAAATTCAAGGTACAGGAGACAACGGAAGAATCATCAAAAAAGATGTTGAAAACTTTACACCACAAACTGCTGCTGCTAAGCCAGCTGTTGCTGGTCCAGTTGCATTGGAAGTAGGAGAAGATACTGTAATCCCTAACTCTCAAATGAGAAAAGTGATTGCTAAGCGTCTTTCTGAAAGTAAATTTACAGCACCACACTACTACTTAACCATTGAAGTAGATATGGATAACGTGATGGCAGCTCGTAAGCAAATCAACCAAATTCCAAATACAAAAGTATCTTTCAACGATATCGTATTGAAAGCTACTGCCATGGCTGTGAAAAAACACCCAGTGGTAAATTCAACTTGGAAAGATAACGAAATCGTACAATACGCTGCTGTAAACATCGGTGTTGCAGTTGCTGTTCCAGATGGGCTTGTAGTACCTGTAGTGAAAAATACAGATTTAAAATCATTATCTCAAATTTCTGCTGAGGTAAAAGATTTAGCTACAAGATCAAGAGATAGAAAAATCAAAGCTGATGAGATGGAAGGTTCTACCTTTACAGTTTCTAACCTAGGAGCTTACGGTGTAGAAAGCTTTACATCAATCATCAATCAGCCAAACTCTTGTATCCTTTCTGTGGGGGCGATTGTAGAAAAACCAGTTGTTAAAAACGGACAAATCGTAGTTGGTCATACAATGAAACTTTGTTTAGCTTGCGACCACAGAACTGTGGACGGAGCAACTGGAAGTACTTTCCTACAAACTTTAAAACAATACTTAGAGACTCCAATGTCTATGCTTGTGTAGTTTTAAGTATTAATTATACCCAAAAGAGCAGTGCTTATTGTGCTGCTCTTTTTTTATGATTAAAGAATTTGGAGCTAAAATCAAAATTTTAATTATTTTAGCCAAATGAAAAAACTATTTCAAGTTTTAAAAAAGGTATTTTTATCGATTTTATTATTTTTCGTATTGTATTTTGTTGCAGTACTAATCGGAGGGAATATAAAGTGCAATACTGATCATCATTCAGCAGGGGAAGTAACGATTTATCTGCTCAGCAATGGTGTGCATACAGATTTTGTGGTGCCAATAAAAAATGAAATATATGATTGGCAAACGCTAATTTCTCCAGAGGACACCAAGGGAGGTTATCGTGATTATACCTATGTAGCAATCGGCTGGGGAAACAAAGGTTTTTATATGGAAATCCCAACATGGAGTGATTTAACGCCGAGGATTGCTGCCCGTGCAGCTTTTGGAATAGGCGGAACAGCAATGCATACCACTTATTATAAAAATATAGTGCCAGATGGCAAGGAAACAATCGAAGTTAAAATTAGCAAAGCTGAATATAAAAAATTAGTAGATAAAATTGTAAATTCCTTTCAACTGCAAAATGGCAAATCGATTCAAATAAAAACCGATGCAACATATGATATAGATGATGCCTTTTATGAAGCCAAAGGAAAATACAGTGTTTTTTACACCTGCAATACATGGCTTAATCAAGTGTTGAAAGAGGTGGGGCTACCCTCTTGTTCATGGGCAGTTTTGTCAAATGATATAATGAAAGTTTACCAATAACGATGTTGAAATATTTTAAGAACTTACCAAAAGATAAGCTGATAAAGCAATTCAAAGCGGCATGCATTGCCGAGGGCATTACCTGTATTTTACTATATTTAGTAGCCATGCCCATCAAGTACCAATGGGGTATTTTCTGGCAAATGATTCCTATCGGGATTTTGCATGGAATCATGTTTACTTGGTATTTGTTGCTTATAAACGATGTAAGGAAAGCGCTCAATTGGGATGATGAAGACTTTGTTTTTGCCATATTAGCGGCATTTTTTCCCTTTGCAAGTTTTTGGGTAGAAGTGGATTTGGTGAAAAAAAGAATGGAATAAGCTTAAGAATATTTTTTATTTTCAAAAATAAATCTTAGCTTTGCAGTCCGAAATTTTATAAAAATTATATAGAAATGTACGCAATTATAGAGATAGCCGGGCTTCAATACAAAGTTGAGCAAGACCAGCAGTTGTATGTGAACCGTTTGAAAGGAGAAGCAGGAGAAACAATCGTTTTAGACAAAGTGCTTTTAACTGATAATGGTAGCGTAACTGTAGGCGCCCCAGTTATAGATGGTTTAACCGTTGAGGCAAAAATCGTTGAACATGTAAAAGGAGACAAAGTTGTAGTCTTTAAAAAGAAAAGAAGAAAAGGATATAAAAAGAAAACAGGTTTTCGTGCTTCATTAACTAAAATTGAAATTCTTTCAATTGGAGGAGTAAAAGGTGAAAAACCAGTTAAAAAAGCAAAAGCTACATCTGCCAAAGCTAAAAAAGATGATTTAACAATCGTGGAAGGAATTGGACCAAAAGTTCAAGAATTATTCAACGAGAATGGAATCAATACTCTTGAAGAATTGGCTGCTAAAAAATCAGAAGAATTAAAAGCTATCCTTGAACCAAAAGGAGGAATCTACGCTGCTATGGACACAGAAACTTGGCCAAAGCAAGCACAAATGGCTGCCGAAGGTAAAATCGAAGAGCTTAAGGCTTGGCAAGATGAGCTTAAAGGTGGTAAATAATAAAACAACTTAATCTAAAAAACTAAACTAAAATGGCACACAAGAAAGGAGTTGGTAGTTCTAAAAACGGTCGTGAATCAGAATCTAAACGCCTTGGCGTAAAAATATTTGGTGGACAAAACGCAGTTGCGGGTAATATTATCGTGCGTCAGCGTGGAACTAAACACCATCCAGGTAACAATGTAGGAATCGGAAAAGATCACACATTATTTGCTTTGGTAAATGGTAAAGTAGTTTTTACTAAAAAGAGAGACAATCGTTCATATGTATCGGTTGAGCCGTATGTAGACTAATTACTACTAACTATAAAAAAGTCAATAGCCACTCCGCAAAGAGTGGCTATTTTTGTATCGTTTCATGTAGAAATTAATTATATTTGAAAAAAATTAAATATGAGTACAATTAACTGGGAAAATGTTGAAAAATTTAATTTTACCGATATTACCTACAAAAAATGTAATGGCGTAGCAAGAATTGCATTCAATCGTCCAGAGGTGAGAAATGCGTTTCGTCCAAGAACCACCGCTGAGTTGTTGCAAGCTTTCCATGATGTGCAAGAAGATACTTCAATTGGTGTGGTTTTGTTGAGCTCCGAAGGGCCTTCGCCCAAAGATGGCGTTTATTCTTTCTGCAGCGGTGGCGACCAAAAGGCGAGGGGCAAAGAAGGTTATGTGGGAGACGATGGCTATCATCGTTTAAATATATTAGATGTTCAGCGTTTGATTCGTTTTATGCCAAAAGCAGTGATTTGCGTTGTCAATGGTTGGGCTGTAGGTGGCGGG
This Ornithobacterium rhinotracheale DNA region includes the following protein-coding sequences:
- a CDS encoding YifB family Mg chelatase-like AAA ATPase, with amino-acid sequence MLVKTYGSAIYGIDATTITVETNVDKGTGYFIVGLPDSAVRESSHRISAALQNIGYKNPRQKIIINMAPADIRKEGSAYDLTIAMGILTASKQIQAENIEDYLIMGELSLDGSVLPIKGVLPIAIQARKEGFKGIILPKENAMEAAVVNNLEVYGVSNIKEVIDFFDQGTPLDLVEFDTRKEFFKSINQFPFDFADVKGQENVKRAMEIAAAGGHNILLIGPPGSGKTMLAKRIPSILPPLTLSEALETTKIHSVAGKLKKNSSLMTVRPFTSPHHTTSDVALVGGGSYPQPGEISLAHNGVLFLDELPEFQRSVLEVMRQPLEDREVTISRAKFTVTYPASFMLVASMNPSPSGFFPDDPQNTSTPAEMQRYMNKISGPLLDRIDLHIEVVPVPFEKLSAERNGETSEQIRNRVIAAREIQENRYKDTEHVHYNAQMSPKQLDEFCVLDDASYTLLKNAMDKLNLSARAYDRILRVARTIADLDKSENISSTHLAEAIQYRSLDRVGYF
- the cdd gene encoding cytidine deaminase, which codes for MKEWNFKYEVFSSEDELNAQEQMLLEKAKDAKDRAYAPYSKFQVGCSLLLSNGEVFTGNNQENAAYPSGLCAERVAIFAAKSQYPDAVVKKIFITTSAENMKEAISPCGSCRQVLVEYEKNQFSKIEIYFQGAEAQIIKLFSVCDLLPFTFHSEMLGE
- the pdhA gene encoding pyruvate dehydrogenase (acetyl-transferring) E1 component subunit alpha, whose amino-acid sequence is MKEITKETYLKWFEEMTFWRRFEDKCRSMYLKQKIRGFLHLYNGQEAIPAGLMQVMDMGKDKMITAYRCHVLPMAMGVDPKRIMAELFGKVDGTSHGMGGSMHVFSKEHNFFGGHGIVGGQIALGAGIAFADKYFERDGVTFCFMGDGATRQGSLHETFNMAMNWKLPVVFICENNQYAMGTSVKRTANHEDIYKLADGYEMPSQPVDGMDPVKVAEAAYEAIERARRGDGPTFLDIKTYRYRGHSMSDAEPYRTKEEVNKYKEQDPILLVQHRILENGWATEEELNKITDEQIKKVDECVDFAEKSPFPEVEQIYSMVYEQENYPFLDKVENQ
- a CDS encoding pyruvate dehydrogenase complex dihydrolipoamide acetyltransferase, which codes for MAEIIKMPRLSDTMEEGKVESWNKKVGDKVSYGDILAEIETDKAVQEFETDVEGTLLYIGVEAGQAAPVDSILAIIGAEGEDISGLVSGGGANQSASAQEAVAPAEEPQAEAAPAAEVPGNVTIVSMPRLSDTMEEGKVESWNKKVGDKVSYGDILAEIETDKAVQEFETDVEGTLLYIGVEAGQSAPVDSILAIIGPEGTDVSAIVGGGGAKPAAKAEAPKAEAPKQAAPAQEKKETPAPAAPKAQATNNLGRVFISPLAKKLADEKGYDINQIQGTGDNGRIIKKDVENFTPQTAAAKPAVAGPVALEVGEDTVIPNSQMRKVIAKRLSESKFTAPHYYLTIEVDMDNVMAARKQINQIPNTKVSFNDIVLKATAMAVKKHPVVNSTWKDNEIVQYAAVNIGVAVAVPDGLVVPVVKNTDLKSLSQISAEVKDLATRSRDRKIKADEMEGSTFTVSNLGAYGVESFTSIINQPNSCILSVGAIVEKPVVKNGQIVVGHTMKLCLACDHRTVDGATGSTFLQTLKQYLETPMSMLV
- a CDS encoding TIGR02117 family protein encodes the protein MKKLFQVLKKVFLSILLFFVLYFVAVLIGGNIKCNTDHHSAGEVTIYLLSNGVHTDFVVPIKNEIYDWQTLISPEDTKGGYRDYTYVAIGWGNKGFYMEIPTWSDLTPRIAARAAFGIGGTAMHTTYYKNIVPDGKETIEVKISKAEYKKLVDKIVNSFQLQNGKSIQIKTDATYDIDDAFYEAKGKYSVFYTCNTWLNQVLKEVGLPSCSWAVLSNDIMKVYQ
- a CDS encoding DUF3817 domain-containing protein, with the translated sequence MLKYFKNLPKDKLIKQFKAACIAEGITCILLYLVAMPIKYQWGIFWQMIPIGILHGIMFTWYLLLINDVRKALNWDDEDFVFAILAAFFPFASFWVEVDLVKKRME
- the rplU gene encoding 50S ribosomal protein L21; translated protein: MYAIIEIAGLQYKVEQDQQLYVNRLKGEAGETIVLDKVLLTDNGSVTVGAPVIDGLTVEAKIVEHVKGDKVVVFKKKRRKGYKKKTGFRASLTKIEILSIGGVKGEKPVKKAKATSAKAKKDDLTIVEGIGPKVQELFNENGINTLEELAAKKSEELKAILEPKGGIYAAMDTETWPKQAQMAAEGKIEELKAWQDELKGGK
- the rpmA gene encoding 50S ribosomal protein L27 yields the protein MAHKKGVGSSKNGRESESKRLGVKIFGGQNAVAGNIIVRQRGTKHHPGNNVGIGKDHTLFALVNGKVVFTKKRDNRSYVSVEPYVD